From Caloranaerobacter ferrireducens, the proteins below share one genomic window:
- a CDS encoding MBL fold metallo-hydrolase, whose translation MKIKYLGHACFKITTNKGIRIMTDPFDETVGYEVPRDEVDIVTTSHEHFDHNYIEGPTGDFEVVSKVGNFYVKDIPITGIATYHDKEQGSKRGSNVVYIFTIGDLRVCHLGDLGHIPDSKQIEAIGEIDVLLIPVGGVYTIDAEEAKKVVDLINPNIIIPMHYKTDDLKFELGSLDDFTKYFDNVEKINSQEVEINKDTISNAGKKVIVLRYK comes from the coding sequence ATGAAAATTAAATATTTAGGTCATGCTTGTTTTAAAATTACTACAAATAAAGGTATAAGGATAATGACAGACCCATTTGATGAAACTGTAGGTTATGAAGTACCAAGAGATGAAGTTGATATAGTTACTACAAGCCATGAACATTTTGACCACAATTATATAGAAGGTCCTACTGGAGATTTTGAGGTAGTAAGTAAGGTAGGAAATTTCTATGTAAAAGATATACCAATTACAGGGATTGCTACTTATCATGACAAAGAACAGGGAAGCAAAAGAGGAAGTAATGTTGTATACATATTTACAATTGGAGATTTAAGAGTTTGTCATTTAGGTGATCTAGGGCATATACCAGATAGTAAGCAGATAGAAGCTATTGGTGAAATAGATGTATTACTGATTCCAGTTGGAGGAGTATATACAATAGACGCAGAAGAAGCAAAAAAAGTTGTAGACCTTATAAATCCTAATATAATTATTCCTATGCATTATAAAACAGACGATTTAAAATTTGAATTAGGAAGCTTAGACGATTTTACAAAGTATTTTGATAATGTAGAAAAAATAAACTCCCAAGAAGTTGAAATTAATAAAGACACTATTTCTAATGCAGGAAAGAAGGTTATTGTGTTAAGATATAAATAG
- a CDS encoding IPT/TIG domain-containing protein — translation MDRLKRFFSIILAVILTITYIPYLDMISYSADTLSIDSITPNKVSAANGKIITIMGTGFGNDKTEIAEIKIIYDGEPTIVNLNSDDILSINDTEVSIRIPQSTNGYIGLAYLSISRTGWGSDSIPFEYINDPIINKIVTNTEISIERDADGNIVKNPDGSAKRTKETYLEIYGFNFNLPGDSDNIEDYIELKNAESTMAAEVIYQSEGYIKAKLPENFIYGDSYEITVKNKFGGSANSNQTITLAEHDITQLSNLKVNIGGTLIIYGTNFPSETDLKVYIGEENGEKEAVVDTSTLTSTQINITVPQVATTNYQNVKVLDNSKQTAVTLVDELEVLPSPTPFTVSAITPNAGTKQGGTEVRIVGTNLTPDMKIMFGENYATNVEFDTEMSVDGTTVLKAITPPSDTIGAVDVKIINPIDNGEFILEKGYRYTEVENSLVVIDINPTEGYETGGDLVSITGLNFQRTKEDDNGDIVSDEKEFTLSEDNKILTLESDVIKDYPKLGTSELVDVVRVRTVKVYFGGELAEIQTIQENGQDVPTIINKDTGQQVLRVKSPQVALKPRVDTSVDLSVEITTKFIDASTYNDGDDSNDIVIDQFTEKEVALRQFIYKPVPSAPELNYVYLYKVNGLPLIDENSQMAKGPSESKVYIYGLDFRPDAKVYFFKEDGRPLNELLVSSNEGQVVSVDTLQGALNGKTINRIEVIVPNIKELGPVTVLVENADGGRTKTIAEFVEEGSYTDKELEVRQFEYISTPIINEVSPEFGSTNYTEDGQTVIRNPLVVINGDMFLAIAETDQNGETTIKKPYVYVVPESITTQEIENDHYNNPDAILKYRGEVLEVTTENDNKLIKLDGVKDKLGNRMVVKMPSVNEENGGYRDIIVINPDGGINRLEDAFEYRKPESRPEIISIKPDKGNVLGGERVVITGKDFDYDPQEVLIIVTIDGEKAQIEKIERSISGADNTVDVTIITPRGTEGKKIVQVINQDGGTAEGYYTYTRVYTNPVIKTIAPSHGGPLTEVIIKGDDFVLPNPDSQDEDEQHGTRVFFNDYEIQTSVTDENQAVIEDVYVIDKETIRIVVPDDLPLGLKDVTIVNPDTAKFTIEDGFNYLKPQSNPTITSISPSEGSRDGGTIVTIEGTDFMEDIEVYFGEKKGINPIVNGDGTKIFVTTPDYEVDEKITDRVSVPVTIVNFDGGSDTVRDGFTFRVPGSFPTIEKIDPSVGSTAGYDTITIIGTDFRYSDLNSNGKWDEGEPLPKVYFNGIEALDVQYSSYKVLIVKTPPYLEPGKVDVILVNPDAGTFVFKDGFTYEKSKPEITSVTPDTVTKLGGTELTILGKNFIDRNKINPENYFGGEDIDLEVIFGDEYDYTPIVGGHGIVEVGNLQVEYDNRDVEAENNVFVRLDGEDKISFNIKEGQTRIETLPTGLDETKLEGIKIELKDNKLMVTRRLSPRVEYIDENTLVVVTPPQDTIGEKKVKVVNIDGGTGEGVIEIKNPNSQPVITDIEPKRPIYKADSEEVDYYVVESTIDGGLTFTIEGSDFRKGVRVMIGSEEAEIISRSNEDDKIVVRSPEGREIDINKPLRIVVINEDGGTADSSLKEGLPIYYVYRIKESNPVIEEVTPDRGSAAGGDRITITGNDFRIENITVRIGAKEATVVLEESSYKKLVVITPSSDILGPVDVFVRNESALGEVVLKNGFTYYSNPTITDITPDEVHFTGGQKVTIKGTLFMEGIKVYIDGEEVKDVAYIDENTIEIITPEGDLGDKDVKIENTDGGSFVAIKGLKYILPIPANPTGFFAYPGHERSIVLKWSETDGAERYKIFGKKKGEEEYKFIAETLETEYYIKDLDEDTKYYFKLWAVNKYGESKGYAYAYTTTLDSKEDKGDSKYKDESVTVESIIKNSAGSISVLLPEIYTSSQYTVKLTDKNYKDFKQIELTIPLRVVMDNYGRLIVNSSEVYLDLPFYSLKTGLINKIQNIDNDSNVKVIVARIPKAEKHRISKKLRRREKLLTDGFKIQFMLQEGKSIIPFEMYNYVTVSLIVNKENLDKERMYLGILNVEKNRLDKYEASIYQVFDYSLMKWVYYVEGRINKEGKFVVGYR, via the coding sequence ATGGATAGATTAAAGAGGTTTTTTTCTATAATTTTAGCTGTAATACTTACAATTACATATATTCCATATTTAGATATGATAAGTTATTCAGCAGATACTTTAAGTATAGATTCTATAACTCCAAATAAAGTTTCTGCTGCAAACGGTAAGATTATAACCATTATGGGGACAGGGTTCGGTAATGATAAGACAGAAATTGCAGAAATAAAGATAATATATGATGGAGAACCTACTATTGTTAACTTAAACAGTGATGACATATTATCGATTAATGATACAGAAGTTAGCATAAGAATACCACAATCAACAAACGGATATATAGGACTAGCTTATTTATCTATAAGTAGAACTGGCTGGGGGTCAGATTCCATACCTTTCGAATATATAAATGATCCTATTATTAATAAGATTGTTACAAATACAGAAATAAGTATTGAAAGAGACGCTGATGGAAATATAGTAAAGAATCCTGATGGTTCAGCGAAAAGAACTAAAGAGACATATTTAGAGATTTATGGTTTTAATTTCAACTTACCTGGTGATAGTGATAACATTGAAGATTATATTGAATTAAAAAATGCTGAAAGTACAATGGCAGCTGAGGTTATTTATCAAAGTGAAGGTTATATAAAGGCAAAGCTGCCCGAAAATTTTATATATGGAGATAGTTATGAAATAACTGTGAAAAATAAGTTTGGAGGTTCAGCTAATAGTAATCAGACTATTACGTTAGCAGAACATGATATTACACAGCTTTCGAACTTAAAAGTCAACATAGGTGGCACGTTAATTATATATGGTACAAACTTTCCTTCTGAAACTGATTTGAAGGTATATATAGGGGAAGAAAATGGAGAAAAAGAAGCAGTTGTAGATACAAGTACTTTAACTTCAACTCAGATTAATATTACGGTTCCTCAAGTAGCAACAACTAACTATCAAAATGTAAAGGTTTTAGATAACAGTAAACAAACAGCAGTAACTTTAGTAGATGAATTAGAAGTTTTACCATCTCCAACCCCTTTTACAGTATCTGCGATTACGCCAAATGCTGGTACAAAACAAGGTGGAACAGAAGTAAGGATAGTTGGTACAAATTTAACTCCTGATATGAAGATAATGTTTGGCGAAAACTATGCAACTAATGTTGAATTTGATACGGAAATGAGTGTAGATGGGACAACAGTTTTAAAAGCTATAACCCCACCATCTGATACAATTGGGGCTGTTGATGTAAAAATAATTAATCCTATTGATAATGGAGAATTCATTTTAGAAAAGGGATATAGATATACAGAAGTGGAAAATTCATTGGTAGTTATAGATATAAATCCAACTGAAGGTTACGAAACAGGCGGTGACTTAGTATCTATAACAGGGCTTAACTTTCAAAGAACTAAGGAAGATGATAATGGTGATATAGTTTCTGATGAAAAGGAATTTACATTATCTGAAGATAATAAGATATTGACATTAGAAAGTGATGTAATTAAGGATTATCCTAAGCTTGGAACTAGCGAACTAGTAGATGTAGTTAGAGTTAGAACCGTTAAGGTATACTTTGGCGGAGAGTTAGCCGAAATACAAACAATTCAAGAAAATGGACAAGATGTTCCGACTATAATAAATAAAGATACAGGTCAGCAGGTTTTGAGAGTTAAATCTCCACAAGTTGCATTAAAGCCAAGGGTAGATACTTCGGTGGACCTTTCTGTTGAGATAACAACTAAATTTATAGATGCATCTACATATAATGATGGCGATGATAGTAACGATATAGTTATAGATCAATTTACAGAAAAGGAAGTAGCTTTAAGACAGTTTATATATAAACCTGTTCCAAGTGCACCAGAGCTTAATTATGTGTACTTGTATAAAGTAAACGGACTACCTTTAATAGATGAGAATTCACAAATGGCTAAAGGTCCTTCTGAAAGTAAGGTATATATATATGGTTTAGATTTTAGACCTGATGCAAAGGTGTATTTCTTTAAAGAGGATGGAAGACCTTTAAACGAACTTCTTGTATCAAGTAATGAAGGACAAGTGGTTTCAGTTGATACTTTACAAGGAGCTTTAAATGGGAAGACAATCAATAGAATAGAAGTAATTGTACCAAATATAAAAGAATTAGGACCTGTTACAGTTTTAGTAGAAAATGCAGATGGCGGAAGGACAAAGACGATAGCCGAGTTTGTAGAAGAAGGAAGCTATACTGATAAAGAATTAGAGGTTAGACAGTTTGAATATATTTCTACACCAATAATAAATGAGGTATCACCAGAATTTGGTTCTACTAACTATACAGAAGATGGACAAACAGTTATAAGGAATCCTTTAGTTGTTATAAATGGGGATATGTTTTTAGCCATAGCAGAAACTGACCAAAATGGAGAAACAACTATTAAAAAACCTTATGTATATGTTGTTCCTGAAAGCATAACAACACAAGAAATAGAAAATGATCATTATAATAACCCAGATGCAATTCTTAAGTACAGAGGAGAAGTATTAGAGGTAACAACAGAAAATGATAATAAACTTATTAAATTAGATGGTGTTAAAGATAAACTAGGAAATAGAATGGTAGTTAAGATGCCTTCTGTAAACGAAGAAAATGGAGGCTATAGAGATATTATAGTTATAAATCCGGATGGTGGAATCAATAGATTGGAAGATGCTTTTGAATATAGAAAGCCTGAAAGTAGACCAGAAATTATATCTATTAAACCTGATAAAGGTAATGTATTAGGTGGCGAGAGAGTAGTAATTACAGGAAAAGATTTCGACTATGACCCACAAGAGGTGCTTATCATAGTAACTATAGATGGTGAGAAAGCACAGATCGAGAAGATAGAAAGAAGTATATCAGGAGCAGATAATACTGTAGATGTAACTATAATTACTCCAAGAGGAACAGAAGGTAAAAAAATAGTACAAGTTATAAACCAAGATGGTGGTACTGCTGAAGGATATTATACGTATACAAGAGTTTATACTAATCCTGTTATAAAAACGATAGCACCATCTCACGGTGGACCATTAACTGAAGTGATTATTAAGGGTGACGATTTTGTTTTACCTAACCCAGATTCACAAGATGAAGATGAACAGCATGGTACTAGAGTATTCTTTAATGACTATGAAATTCAAACTAGCGTAACAGATGAAAATCAGGCGGTAATAGAAGATGTTTATGTTATAGATAAAGAGACGATAAGAATAGTAGTTCCTGATGATTTACCTTTAGGCCTCAAAGATGTAACTATAGTAAACCCAGATACAGCCAAGTTTACTATAGAAGATGGTTTTAACTATTTAAAACCTCAAAGTAACCCTACTATTACTTCAATATCTCCAAGCGAAGGTTCGAGAGACGGAGGTACTATTGTAACTATAGAAGGTACAGATTTTATGGAAGATATTGAAGTATATTTCGGAGAAAAGAAAGGTATTAATCCAATAGTAAATGGGGATGGGACTAAGATATTTGTTACCACACCAGATTATGAGGTGGATGAAAAGATTACAGATAGAGTTTCTGTACCAGTTACTATTGTGAATTTTGATGGAGGTTCTGATACAGTACGTGACGGATTTACTTTTAGAGTACCAGGAAGTTTTCCAACTATAGAAAAGATAGATCCATCAGTAGGATCAACCGCTGGTTATGATACTATAACTATTATAGGTACTGATTTCAGATACTCAGATTTAAACAGTAATGGCAAATGGGATGAGGGAGAACCTCTACCAAAAGTGTACTTTAATGGTATAGAGGCTCTAGATGTTCAGTATTCTAGCTATAAAGTATTGATAGTTAAAACTCCACCATATCTAGAGCCAGGTAAAGTAGATGTTATATTAGTTAATCCAGATGCAGGTACATTTGTATTTAAAGATGGATTTACTTATGAAAAATCTAAGCCTGAAATAACTAGCGTAACACCTGATACTGTTACAAAATTAGGTGGTACAGAATTAACTATTCTAGGTAAAAACTTTATCGATAGAAACAAAATAAATCCTGAAAATTATTTTGGTGGAGAAGATATAGACTTAGAGGTTATCTTTGGAGATGAATATGATTATACACCTATTGTAGGAGGACATGGTATTGTAGAAGTTGGAAATCTGCAGGTTGAATATGATAATAGAGATGTAGAAGCTGAAAATAATGTATTTGTGAGATTAGATGGAGAAGACAAAATATCTTTCAATATTAAAGAAGGACAGACTAGAATAGAAACTTTGCCAACAGGTTTAGACGAAACAAAATTAGAAGGTATAAAGATAGAGCTTAAAGATAACAAGCTTATGGTCACAAGAAGATTATCGCCAAGAGTAGAGTATATAGATGAGAACACGTTAGTTGTAGTAACTCCTCCGCAAGATACAATAGGAGAAAAGAAAGTAAAAGTTGTAAATATAGATGGAGGTACAGGAGAAGGGGTAATAGAAATAAAAAATCCTAACAGTCAGCCAGTAATTACTGATATAGAACCTAAAAGACCTATTTATAAAGCTGACTCTGAGGAAGTAGATTATTATGTTGTGGAATCTACAATAGATGGAGGATTAACGTTTACTATTGAGGGAAGTGATTTTAGAAAAGGTGTAAGAGTAATGATTGGTAGTGAAGAAGCAGAAATAATAAGCAGAAGCAATGAAGATGATAAAATAGTAGTAAGGTCTCCTGAAGGAAGAGAAATAGATATAAATAAGCCTTTACGTATCGTAGTTATCAATGAAGATGGCGGAACTGCCGATTCATCTCTTAAAGAAGGGCTGCCAATATACTATGTATATAGAATAAAAGAAAGTAATCCAGTAATAGAGGAAGTTACTCCAGATAGAGGAAGTGCAGCTGGTGGTGATAGGATTACTATTACGGGTAATGACTTCAGGATAGAGAATATTACAGTAAGGATTGGAGCAAAAGAAGCAACTGTAGTCCTAGAAGAATCCTCATATAAAAAATTAGTTGTAATTACACCTTCAAGTGATATTTTAGGTCCTGTAGATGTATTTGTTAGAAATGAGTCAGCTTTAGGAGAAGTTGTTTTAAAGAATGGATTTACTTATTATTCAAACCCAACTATAACAGATATAACACCTGATGAAGTACATTTTACAGGAGGACAGAAGGTTACAATCAAGGGTACTCTGTTTATGGAGGGTATAAAGGTATATATCGATGGAGAAGAAGTTAAGGATGTAGCATATATAGATGAAAATACAATAGAAATAATAACTCCAGAAGGGGATTTAGGAGATAAGGATGTTAAGATAGAAAATACTGATGGTGGTTCTTTTGTAGCAATTAAAGGTTTAAAATATATTTTACCTATACCTGCAAACCCTACAGGATTTTTTGCATATCCTGGACATGAACGTTCTATAGTTTTGAAATGGAGCGAAACTGATGGAGCTGAAAGGTATAAAATATTCGGTAAGAAAAAGGGAGAAGAAGAGTATAAGTTTATAGCAGAAACTTTAGAAACAGAGTATTATATTAAAGATTTAGATGAAGATACTAAGTATTATTTCAAATTATGGGCTGTAAATAAATATGGAGAGTCTAAGGGGTATGCATATGCATATACCACTACATTAGATTCAAAGGAAGATAAAGGAGATAGCAAATATAAGGACGAATCTGTGACTGTTGAAAGCATAATAAAAAATTCAGCTGGTAGCATTTCTGTACTATTGCCAGAAATTTATACAAGTAGCCAGTATACAGTAAAACTAACTGATAAAAATTATAAAGATTTCAAGCAGATAGAATTAACTATACCATTGAGAGTGGTAATGGATAATTATGGAAGACTTATTGTAAATTCTAGTGAAGTGTATTTAGACTTACCATTTTATAGTTTAAAAACAGGCTTAATAAATAAGATTCAAAACATAGATAATGATTCTAATGTTAAAGTTATAGTAGCTCGAATTCCTAAGGCAGAAAAGCATAGAATATCTAAAAAACTTAGAAGAAGAGAAAAGCTTTTAACAGACGGATTCAAAATACAATTTATGCTTCAGGAAGGAAAGAGTATTATACCATTTGAAATGTATAATTATGTAACTGTTTCACTTATTGTTAATAAAGAAAATCTTGATAAAGAAAGAATGTACTTAGGCATATTAAATGTTGAGAAAAATAGGCTCGACAAATACGAAGCATCAATTTATCAGGTATTCGACTATAGCCTTATGAAATGGGTATATTATGTTGAAGGTAGAATAAATAAAGAAGGTAAATTTGTAGTGGGGTATAGATAA
- a CDS encoding S-layer homology domain-containing protein: MKKIIALLTTVIMVVSIASVSYGVLGQEAAAYEGLPAYKELYNNINFADIKSHWAKDSIYRMSSLSVIKGVGYNKFYPDGTLTREQAIALLVRLLGLESQAQISGENSIKNSDTGGYTILTPNDYWSRGYIDVALQNNIITQEEVDDILTLTEEEQNDLELEIEKEIVSYETDPDLTDNQIKNIENQLREKIEKKYTWKKPADREQVAIWVSRILDLKPIYGQAQQKIYNLKDWQKIKTTNIPIIEALLQKGVMKGDDRGYFNPKGYLKRAEMAKLLDNIFEDFLLKQGYKIGTGLVERIDKNYQIDEKTTIEKKIFRIKDDDNNILNFIAQESEDDVYDRGFLVYKNGSLTKYNELNEYDYIKYYINPQNNVVFVEILNNIPVLLDGTVEKIGDNQITIRDYLDDIHSFNIIPGVDIRVNNNKAKLSDLLYGQDVTLTISGGKVIKIDGYIDIEEEGYIHPGDRIFIGKVLYIDSQDNKLTLLKDNNEYEFIIKPYVPVIKGDTNINLSSIKEGDIVKLEFDQYEGNMPVKVNVYTDDRQFENIIKGKLDFVNLVRNEIILSNVFYYEHAKWLYKDESMKLSLDSDVDIYFDGLNIPKENLKQYLGKEVYLATDKKYGKEEAFKIILKNGYERNYYNSIQDIAYGQNKIKVDYNEIYYDSKSTIIIKDGRVIHPYNLNKGDDIYVISQGKDKYTAALISVENIPSTGLVIYRGRIDEIGEYKFELDDYDVLKDNNWDFSTKQISFDISEDTKILDTRNDNPIEVSIKDFTNSRFLEDKYSINSYYRKYAYVVKYDDMTIAMNVIDENTNPKIITVADVDNVDKINKNITLKNIKDWNEFKGIWNINNATFTLDVNKALIIKEGQNITINDISPGDSLYILRNNNVGYIVVVR, encoded by the coding sequence ATGAAGAAAATAATAGCTTTACTAACAACAGTAATAATGGTTGTTTCAATAGCTTCAGTATCTTATGGAGTTTTAGGACAAGAAGCAGCAGCCTATGAAGGACTACCTGCTTATAAGGAACTATATAACAATATTAACTTTGCAGATATAAAAAGTCATTGGGCGAAAGATTCTATATATAGAATGAGTAGTCTTTCAGTAATAAAAGGAGTTGGGTATAATAAATTTTATCCTGATGGTACTTTGACAAGAGAACAGGCTATAGCTTTATTGGTAAGGTTATTGGGACTGGAATCTCAAGCTCAAATTTCAGGTGAAAATTCTATTAAAAATAGTGATACAGGAGGATATACAATTCTTACTCCAAATGATTACTGGTCAAGGGGATATATAGATGTAGCACTTCAAAATAATATAATTACTCAGGAAGAAGTTGACGATATTTTAACTTTAACAGAGGAAGAACAGAATGATCTGGAATTAGAAATTGAGAAAGAAATTGTTTCGTATGAAACAGACCCTGATTTAACAGATAATCAAATAAAAAATATTGAAAATCAGTTAAGAGAAAAGATAGAGAAAAAATACACATGGAAAAAGCCAGCAGATAGAGAACAGGTAGCTATATGGGTATCTAGAATACTTGATTTAAAACCTATTTACGGACAAGCACAGCAAAAAATATACAACTTAAAAGATTGGCAGAAAATAAAAACTACAAATATACCTATTATAGAAGCTTTATTACAAAAAGGAGTAATGAAGGGTGATGACAGAGGGTATTTTAACCCTAAAGGTTATCTTAAAAGAGCAGAGATGGCTAAATTATTAGACAATATATTTGAAGATTTTTTGCTTAAACAAGGGTATAAAATAGGTACTGGTCTAGTAGAAAGAATAGACAAAAACTATCAAATAGATGAAAAAACTACTATTGAAAAGAAAATTTTTAGAATAAAAGATGACGATAATAATATTTTAAACTTTATTGCTCAGGAATCAGAAGATGACGTTTATGACAGAGGGTTTTTAGTTTATAAAAATGGCAGTTTAACTAAATATAATGAATTGAATGAGTATGATTATATAAAATATTATATTAATCCTCAAAATAATGTTGTCTTTGTTGAGATTTTAAATAACATACCTGTTTTACTTGATGGAACAGTAGAAAAAATTGGAGATAATCAAATTACGATTAGGGACTATTTAGACGATATTCACAGTTTTAATATAATTCCTGGAGTTGATATAAGAGTAAACAATAATAAAGCGAAGCTAAGTGATTTACTTTATGGGCAGGATGTGACATTGACGATTAGTGGCGGAAAAGTAATAAAGATAGATGGATACATTGATATTGAAGAAGAAGGATATATTCATCCAGGAGACAGAATATTTATCGGAAAGGTTCTTTATATTGATAGTCAAGACAATAAACTGACTTTATTAAAGGATAATAATGAATATGAATTTATCATTAAGCCATATGTTCCAGTAATAAAAGGTGATACAAATATTAATTTAAGCAGTATAAAGGAAGGCGATATAGTAAAACTTGAGTTTGACCAGTATGAAGGAAATATGCCTGTGAAAGTAAATGTTTATACAGATGATAGGCAGTTTGAAAATATTATAAAAGGAAAGCTAGACTTTGTGAACTTAGTTAGAAACGAGATTATTTTAAGTAATGTCTTTTATTATGAACATGCAAAATGGTTATATAAAGATGAAAGTATGAAGTTATCTCTAGATTCTGATGTAGACATTTATTTTGATGGTTTAAATATTCCGAAAGAAAATCTTAAACAGTATTTAGGAAAAGAAGTATATTTAGCTACTGATAAGAAATACGGTAAAGAGGAAGCATTTAAGATTATATTGAAAAATGGATACGAAAGAAACTATTATAATTCAATTCAAGATATTGCTTATGGGCAGAATAAAATAAAAGTAGATTATAATGAGATTTATTATGATAGTAAAAGTACTATAATTATAAAAGACGGAAGAGTAATTCATCCATATAATTTAAATAAAGGTGATGATATTTACGTAATATCGCAAGGAAAAGATAAATATACAGCTGCATTAATTTCAGTTGAAAATATACCTTCAACAGGACTTGTTATATATAGAGGAAGAATTGATGAAATAGGTGAGTATAAATTTGAACTTGATGATTATGATGTTCTAAAGGATAATAATTGGGATTTTTCTACAAAACAAATAAGCTTTGATATTAGTGAAGATACAAAAATTTTGGATACAAGAAATGATAATCCTATAGAAGTTTCTATAAAAGATTTTACAAACAGTAGGTTCCTAGAAGATAAATATTCAATAAACAGTTATTACAGGAAATATGCATATGTTGTAAAATATGACGATATGACAATAGCAATGAATGTTATAGATGAAAATACTAATCCGAAGATAATCACAGTAGCAGATGTGGATAATGTGGATAAGATTAATAAGAATATTACTTTAAAAAATATTAAAGACTGGAATGAGTTTAAGGGTATTTGGAATATTAATAATGCAACATTTACTCTAGATGTGAATAAAGCATTAATTATAAAAGAAGGACAGAATATAACTATTAACGATATTTCACCAGGCGACAGTTTATACATCTTAAGAAATAATAACGTTGGGTATATAGTGGTGGTTAGATAA
- a CDS encoding S-layer homology domain-containing protein, giving the protein MKRITIVLILVLILHSLTVYAQINNAGFEGGIHKNEMDYKKTKQYKEVIFLTGKPILLEGKVEIKIKDKKLEYKYELSSKDGQATLKRDIELERIIDDNSHPSQRIEVNNILDYDEEIIVKDNGNQITYTLVDYQFHNSTIDDNQPIVDFYSGNWLGTKTYSINQNEGQVVVEITGNIYGYDHYWGATETQKIHKDINYSLNLGDTTLNWYGYADVDVSFNRTKNIEYFENVAYLSSFDGGYTLTEQEETIMEYKYDLPYLNQNNVVAELRNKGKGVERFETLPTQKKMYIPKFEDIKGYWAEWDIKKLAGLQIIDTDGKYFGGNLPIERQEFAKWIAKAMKLVKDENKPKRSYVKPEVNPPVFSDVTREHPDYEYIKAIKEKGIMNGVGDNKFMPEGNLTRAQAVTIIIRALGVERLAPNPPFTTIFKDDDEIPEWAKKSVYVADQIGLAKGTPEGYFYPNDYMTRAEAAVFLNRFISYLQEDFKTYYRDMILGY; this is encoded by the coding sequence ATGAAAAGAATAACGATTGTATTAATACTAGTACTAATACTTCATTCACTTACAGTTTATGCTCAAATAAACAATGCAGGGTTTGAAGGCGGTATTCATAAAAACGAAATGGACTATAAGAAAACTAAGCAATATAAAGAGGTAATTTTTTTAACTGGCAAACCTATTCTTTTAGAAGGAAAAGTTGAGATAAAGATTAAAGACAAAAAATTAGAATATAAATACGAGCTATCAAGTAAGGATGGACAAGCTACTTTAAAAAGAGACATAGAATTAGAAAGGATAATAGACGATAATTCTCATCCAAGCCAAAGGATTGAAGTCAATAACATATTAGATTATGATGAAGAAATTATAGTAAAGGACAATGGTAACCAGATAACTTATACATTAGTAGATTATCAATTTCATAACTCAACTATAGACGATAACCAACCTATCGTCGATTTTTACTCAGGTAATTGGTTGGGAACCAAGACGTATTCAATCAACCAAAATGAAGGACAAGTTGTAGTAGAGATTACAGGAAATATATATGGTTATGATCATTACTGGGGAGCAACAGAAACTCAAAAAATACATAAGGATATAAATTACAGTTTAAATTTGGGAGATACTACTTTAAATTGGTATGGCTATGCAGATGTAGATGTTTCATTTAATAGGACTAAAAATATTGAGTATTTTGAGAATGTTGCATATTTATCCAGTTTTGATGGTGGATATACTCTTACAGAGCAAGAAGAAACGATAATGGAGTATAAATACGACCTTCCATATTTAAATCAAAATAATGTCGTAGCAGAGTTAAGGAACAAAGGAAAGGGTGTGGAGAGATTTGAAACTCTCCCTACACAAAAGAAAATGTATATTCCTAAGTTTGAAGATATAAAAGGATACTGGGCAGAGTGGGATATTAAGAAATTAGCAGGTCTTCAGATAATAGATACAGATGGTAAATATTTTGGAGGGAATTTGCCAATAGAGAGGCAGGAATTTGCCAAATGGATAGCTAAAGCAATGAAGCTAGTTAAAGATGAAAATAAGCCAAAAAGGTCATATGTAAAACCAGAGGTGAATCCTCCAGTATTTAGTGATGTAACTAGAGAACATCCTGATTATGAATATATTAAAGCAATAAAAGAAAAAGGAATCATGAATGGAGTAGGAGATAATAAATTTATGCCAGAAGGCAACTTAACTAGAGCTCAGGCTGTAACCATAATAATAAGGGCTTTAGGCGTAGAAAGGTTAGCACCTAACCCACCGTTTACAACAATATTTAAAGATGATGACGAAATACCTGAGTGGGCAAAAAAGTCAGTATATGTTGCTGACCAAATAGGTCTTGCTAAAGGCACACCTGAAGGATATTTTTATCCAAATGATTATATGACACGAGCAGAAGCAGCAGTCTTCTTAAATAGATTTATTAGCTATTTACAAGAAGACTTTAAGACATATTATAGAGATATGATATTAGGATATTAA